One Campylobacterota bacterium DNA segment encodes these proteins:
- the recR gene encoding recombination mediator RecR — MKRSLDKFNRLVDALQSLPTIGQKSATRLAYHMVMHDSFGALKLAHAIESAISSLKKCRSCGGLSEDELCPICSDEHRNHELLCIVENAKDILTFEENALFEGRYFVLETLDELDVSHLRDVVNSGIKEVIFALTPSIANQGVILYIEDKLADCNVRFTRIAQGVPTGVSLENVDILSLTRALEDRVSI; from the coding sequence ATGAAACGATCCCTGGACAAATTCAACCGCCTCGTCGACGCTTTGCAGAGTCTGCCGACGATCGGGCAGAAATCGGCGACGCGGCTGGCGTACCACATGGTCATGCACGACAGTTTCGGGGCCCTCAAACTCGCCCATGCGATCGAAAGCGCCATTTCCAGCCTCAAAAAATGCCGTTCGTGCGGAGGGCTGAGTGAAGATGAACTTTGCCCCATTTGCAGTGACGAACACCGCAACCACGAATTGCTCTGTATTGTTGAAAACGCCAAGGATATCCTGACATTCGAGGAAAACGCTCTTTTCGAAGGGCGTTATTTCGTGCTTGAAACGCTGGACGAACTGGATGTGTCCCATTTGCGCGATGTCGTCAACAGCGGAATCAAAGAGGTGATTTTCGCTCTGACCCCCTCGATCGCCAATCAGGGGGTGATCCTCTACATCGAGGATAAACTCGCCGACTGCAACGTCCGCTTCACGCGCATCGCCCAGGGGGTACCGACGGGAGTGAGCCTGGAGAATGTCGACATCCTCTCGCTTACCCGTGCCCTCGAAGACCGCGTCAGCATCTAA
- the dnaJ gene encoding molecular chaperone DnaJ, translated as MEELSYYEILEVSRSANGDEIKKAYRKMAKLYHPDRNPDDPDAEHKFKLCNEAYQVLSDEKQRAVYDRYGKEGLQGGMGGSRGGFGGFDDLGSIFEEMFNGFGGGGRRSSRAQADKFPLDMGVEMRISFKEAVFGCEKEITFTSKTSCKSCKGTGAKEGKVTSCSQCGGKGQVYMRQGFMTFSQTCPACHGEGTMASEKCPDCNGKSYTENQEKVTVKIPAGIDTGNRLRVSGRGNTGKSGVRGDLYVTFDVEEDAHFIRNGNDVYLEVPVFFTQAVLGEAITIPSLTGELTLELETGTKDTQQYRFRGEGISDVHGRGKGDLIAQVRLTYPSRLSGEQEELLLKLQESFGIESKPHESLFESAFEKVKGWFK; from the coding sequence GTGGAAGAATTGAGCTATTATGAAATTTTGGAAGTAAGCCGCAGCGCAAACGGCGACGAAATCAAAAAAGCCTACCGCAAAATGGCCAAACTCTACCATCCCGACCGTAACCCAGACGATCCGGACGCGGAACACAAATTCAAACTCTGCAACGAAGCCTACCAGGTTCTCAGTGACGAAAAACAGCGCGCGGTCTACGACCGTTACGGCAAAGAAGGACTGCAGGGAGGCATGGGCGGATCGCGCGGCGGATTCGGCGGATTCGACGATCTGGGCAGTATTTTCGAAGAGATGTTCAACGGCTTTGGCGGAGGCGGACGCCGAAGCTCTCGCGCACAAGCCGACAAATTCCCGCTCGACATGGGCGTCGAAATGCGCATCAGTTTCAAAGAAGCGGTCTTCGGCTGCGAAAAAGAGATCACCTTTACCTCGAAAACCTCATGCAAAAGCTGTAAGGGAACGGGAGCCAAAGAGGGCAAAGTCACCAGCTGTTCGCAGTGCGGCGGCAAGGGGCAGGTCTACATGCGCCAGGGCTTTATGACCTTCTCGCAAACCTGTCCGGCGTGTCACGGCGAAGGGACGATGGCAAGCGAAAAATGTCCCGATTGTAACGGCAAAAGCTATACCGAAAACCAGGAAAAAGTGACCGTCAAAATTCCGGCCGGTATCGACACGGGCAACCGCCTCCGCGTCTCCGGGCGTGGAAATACGGGCAAAAGCGGCGTCAGAGGCGATCTTTACGTTACCTTCGATGTCGAAGAAGACGCCCATTTCATCCGCAACGGCAACGACGTTTACCTCGAAGTTCCCGTCTTTTTTACCCAGGCCGTTTTGGGCGAAGCGATCACGATCCCCTCACTCACGGGCGAACTCACCCTCGAACTCGAAACGGGGACCAAAGACACCCAGCAGTACCGTTTCCGCGGCGAAGGGATCAGCGATGTTCACGGTCGCGGCAAGGGCGACCTCATCGCGCAGGTGCGCCTCACCTATCCCTCACGCCTCTCCGGCGAGCAGGAAGAACTTCTTCTCAAACTCCAGGAGAGCTTCGGCATCGAATCCAAACCCCACGAAAGCCTCTTCGAATCGGCCTTCGAAAAAGTCAAAGGGTGGTTCAAGTAA
- a CDS encoding type II toxin-antitoxin system YafQ family toxin gives MYIPEYHRFFKKDIERDRKSGKFSADDFTLLKEVMSTLLDSKTLDEKHKNHSLKGGWEGAYECHVKNDWLLIYQISGDSTTMTFIRLGTHAQIFKKFK, from the coding sequence ATGTACATTCCTGAGTACCATCGATTTTTTAAAAAAGACATTGAGCGAGATAGAAAAAGCGGTAAGTTTTCAGCCGATGATTTTACGCTTCTAAAAGAAGTTATGAGTACGCTCCTTGATAGCAAAACGTTAGATGAGAAGCATAAAAACCATTCCCTCAAAGGTGGATGGGAAGGTGCGTATGAATGTCATGTCAAAAACGATTGGTTACTGATTTATCAAATAAGCGGTGACAGTACAACTATGACGTTTATTCGTTTAGGCACGCACGCACAGATATTCAAAAAGTTCAAATGA
- a CDS encoding type II toxin-antitoxin system RelB/DinJ family antitoxin yields the protein MTGTAMTVRIDPEIKNKAAEYLKQMGLTTSEATRLFLHSVVLHKGLPFELRIPNDETEAAIQDVKKGKNIVKHTSAKELFDDLGL from the coding sequence ATGACTGGAACTGCAATGACGGTACGAATCGACCCTGAAATTAAAAATAAAGCAGCCGAATACCTGAAACAAATGGGTTTGACTACAAGTGAAGCGACGCGTCTATTTCTACATAGTGTCGTGTTGCATAAGGGATTACCGTTTGAACTGCGTATTCCAAACGATGAGACTGAAGCTGCAATACAAGATGTTAAAAAAGGTAAAAATATCGTCAAACACACCTCTGCCAAAGAATTATTTGACGATCTTGGTCTCTAA